A single window of Kitasatospora sp. HUAS MG31 DNA harbors:
- a CDS encoding DNA cytosine methyltransferase has product MIVDLFAGPGGLSTAARHLGHHVIGIEHDPDACKTRRAAGHATVEDDVRRYGPAAFPSASVLVGGPPCQTFSAAGQGAGRDQLDLVLALANRLAARQDITADLAKLSDPRTGLVLEPLRWALDALDAGRPYEAIVLEQVHQALPVWKAYAEILRAEGYQAACGVLKAEQYGAPQTRRRAVLIARLDGPAALPAPTHRPYRKGVPRDAGDPRLLPWVSMGDVLPHRGPFTVVSNYGTGGDPKARGRRTHAEPAFTVTGKISRLRLVDPDGNELPRLTWSEAGILQGFPADYPWTGRDISQQIGNAVPGQLARAILTAALAPSCTAVAA; this is encoded by the coding sequence GTGATCGTTGACCTGTTCGCTGGCCCCGGCGGACTCAGCACCGCCGCCCGCCACCTCGGACACCACGTCATCGGCATCGAGCACGACCCCGACGCCTGCAAGACACGCCGCGCCGCCGGGCACGCCACCGTGGAGGACGACGTCCGCCGCTACGGCCCTGCCGCCTTCCCGTCCGCCAGCGTTCTCGTCGGCGGGCCGCCCTGCCAGACGTTCAGCGCCGCCGGCCAGGGCGCAGGCCGCGACCAGCTTGACCTCGTCCTCGCGTTGGCCAATCGCCTCGCCGCCCGCCAGGACATCACCGCCGACCTCGCCAAGCTGTCCGACCCGCGGACCGGTCTGGTCCTGGAGCCCCTGCGCTGGGCCCTGGACGCGCTCGACGCCGGTCGCCCGTACGAGGCGATCGTCCTGGAGCAGGTTCACCAGGCTCTGCCCGTGTGGAAGGCGTACGCGGAAATCCTCCGCGCCGAGGGCTACCAGGCCGCGTGCGGCGTGCTGAAGGCCGAGCAGTACGGCGCCCCGCAGACCCGCCGCCGCGCGGTCCTGATCGCCCGTCTCGACGGTCCCGCGGCCCTGCCGGCCCCGACGCACCGGCCGTATCGGAAGGGCGTTCCCCGGGACGCCGGAGACCCGCGACTCCTACCGTGGGTGTCCATGGGCGACGTCCTCCCACACCGCGGCCCGTTCACCGTCGTGTCGAACTACGGCACCGGCGGCGACCCCAAGGCGCGCGGACGACGCACCCACGCGGAGCCGGCGTTCACCGTCACCGGGAAAATCAGCCGACTGCGACTCGTCGACCCCGACGGCAACGAACTGCCTCGCCTCACCTGGTCCGAAGCCGGGATCCTCCAAGGCTTCCCCGCGGACTACCCGTGGACCGGCCGGGACATCAGCCAGCAGATCGGCAACGCCGTACCCGGGCAGCTCGCCCG